The following are from one region of the Euwallacea similis isolate ESF13 chromosome 31, ESF131.1, whole genome shotgun sequence genome:
- the LOC136417906 gene encoding tigger transposable element-derived protein 4-like, translated as MAKSVKRAFTLHEKLTIINDIEKGLSQSFVCSKMGLKKSTVSNIWKNRDKIKNDWKTNDQKKKMRLPLHSRVDEILFKWFQQKRANNFPISGPMLQMKAEEFGKMIGDDFKCSSGWLDRFKKRHNIVFGKICGESASVDKNITDEGLVRVWPLISNDYTEENIFNADETGIFYKMLPNKTHKLKGKFQNPRCFKNINSLPIDYYWNDKAWMTSSIFTDYFKKWDQELLKEKTKIFWLVDNCPAHPDVKLHNIKLFFPPNVTSVLQPMDQGVILNLKQIYRKQTLMKLLETQDNINIKSVTILDAINLLSLAWDEVSTQTISNCFRHSGLSKTISSNMEFDPEGDIPLAQLIRENRFMNSVNFDDFDKNVVVREQLADTDLVNQELQEETTEDIEDGDTEGETVVTTKEALNCVHTLQQYFLQQEDSNEFFSKLYKIELHLQKIYIKKIFIQRKITDFLEK; from the exons atggctaAAAGTGTAAAACGGGCATTTACGTTACACGAAAAACTGACAATTATAAATGATATTGAGAAAGGATTGTCTCAATCATTCGTGTGTTCAAAAATGGGATTAAAAAAGTCCACAGTgtcaaatatttggaaaaatcgtgataaaattaaaaatgattggaAAACTAAtgaccaaaagaaaaaaatgcgtttGCCTTTACACTCCCGGGTTGacgaaatattatttaagtggTTTCAACAAAAAAGAGCGAATAATTTCCCAATAAGTGGACCAATGTTACAAATGAAGGCAGaggaatttggaaaaatgattGGTGATGACTTCAAATGCAGCTCTGGATGGCTTgatcgttttaaaaaaaggcatAACATTgtgtttggaaaaatatgtgGCGAGTCGGCCTCagtagataaaaatattacagatGAGGGGCTGGTTCGTGTTTGGCCTTTGATAAGTAATGATTATacagaagaaaatatatttaacgcCGACGAAACAgggattttttataaaatgttgcCGAATAAAACACATAAGTTAAAAG gaaaatttcaaaatcctaggtgttttaaaaacattaatagtCTTCCTATTGACTATTATTGGAACGACAAGGCATGGATGACGTCGTCAATTTTTacagattattttaaaaaatgggacCAAGAacttcttaaagaaaaaacaaaaatattttggttagTTGATAACTGTCCAGCCCATCCGGACGTTAAACTGCATAACATAAAGCTTTTTTTTCCACCCAATGTGACGTCAGTTTTGCAGCCCATGGACCAGGgtgtaattttgaatttaaagcaaatttacagaaaacaaACGTTGATGAAACTCTTGGAGACTCAGGATAATATTAACATCAAAAGTGTTACTATTTTAGAtgctataaatttattaagccTAGCGTGGGATGAAGTTTCTACGCAAACTATCAGTAATTGTTTTCGCCATTCCGGCTTATCAAAAACAATATCTTCTAATATGGAATTTGATCCAGAGGGTGATATTCCATTGGCTCAATTAATAAGAGAAAACAGATTTATGAACTCAgtgaattttgatgattttgataaaaatgttgttgTAAGAGAACAATTAGCTGATACAGACTTAGTAAATCAAGAACTTCAAGAAGAAACAACCGAAGATATTGAAGATGGTGATACTGAAGGAGAAACTGTTGTTACTACAAAAGAGGCTCTTAATTGTGTACACACTTTACAACAATATTTCCTTCAGCAAGAGGACAGCaatgagtttttttctaaattatataaaattgaactgCATTTGCAGAagatttacattaaaaaaatctttattcaaAGGAAAATAACCGATTTCCTtgagaaataa